From Sinorhizobium sp. B11:
CACATCGAGAAGAGCGAAATGGCCATCCGCCGGCATTTTCCACGCGACGGCTGCCTTGTACTCTTCGAGATAACTCAGCCGGACGTCGGTATCGAGAAGCGTATTGATCAGAAACATGGCCGGGCTGCTGGCGACGGCAAGCGTTTCGGATACCGGTTTGCGGGTCGCAAGCAGACCCTGGAGCAGGGCAAGATCCTCGGTATCGCGAGGCTGAAGCGACCGTGATCCGCTATGATCCATGGCGATGGGCGCCTGTCCGACATATTTGTGAAGCGGCAGCGGACGGAAACCATATTTCTCGTAGAGTGCGGGCTTGTCCGTATAGAGGATCACTGCCTCGAAGCCTTGTGCCTCGCACCAGGCAAGTGCCTTCTGCGTCACATCGCGATAGAGGCCTCGGCCGCGCCACGACGGACGGACTGCGCCGGATTGAAGCCCGGCCGCGTTGACGAGCCGGCCATTGAGGACGAAGGGCATGGCGAAGGCGGAAAGATTGGCCGCAAGCACACCCTCATCGGTAAACCAGCCGAAGGGCATGCTTGTCGGGTCCGGACCGCCGAGATCGCGCAACGGATCGATATCGATGCCGAATGTATCGTCGAGAAGCGAGACGAGGGCGGCCCAGGCTGCCGGGTCGCTGAAATAGTCCTGTCGGAAATTGAGACCGGTCGTATTCGCGGCGCTCATACCCCAGTCGAGCCGAAGCCGCCGGCCCCGCGCGCGGTTTCGGTGGTCTCCGAGACTTCGGCGATGAAGGTTTGGGTGAAGGGTGCAATTACCATCT
This genomic window contains:
- a CDS encoding GNAT family N-acetyltransferase; amino-acid sequence: MSAANTTGLNFRQDYFSDPAAWAALVSLLDDTFGIDIDPLRDLGGPDPTSMPFGWFTDEGVLAANLSAFAMPFVLNGRLVNAAGLQSGAVRPSWRGRGLYRDVTQKALAWCEAQGFEAVILYTDKPALYEKYGFRPLPLHKYVGQAPIAMDHSGSRSLQPRDTEDLALLQGLLATRKPVSETLAVASSPAMFLINTLLDTDVRLSYLEEYKAAVAWKMPADGHFALLDVVAAEIPSFAAILAGLGILATTVETHFRPDRLQWSGKAVPYESGTRLMVRGLKEIGLDHPAMLSPLADF